One Mycolicibacterium rufum genomic window, GCGCTGACGTCGTCGTCACGGCGCAGTCCCGCCGCTTGGGCGGCCTCGACGTAGCGACGTACCGTCTTGCGGTCCAGGCCGCAATGGGCGGCGATCGTGCGGTAACCCGGAGCAGGTAACCCCACGACCCCCAGCCACACCCGCAGCACTTCCCTGATCTCGTTCACACTGACCTCCCGAAAAGCCATGTCCGCCGCCTCCGTGACTTGAGCCGTCACGGCGATCGAACGAACAAACGAAGAGACCACCGACGCGACGCGCCGGTGGTCCCATAACTGGCAATCCAGGTGGTCCCATCACCCTGGCAAGAATCAGGTCACCCTGGTCCCATCCTCATGGCAGGCGACAGTCAGCTCGCGTGACGGCGCAACTGCCGCTGTCTCTGAGCGGCGCGCCACCCGGCGCTTCTCTGGTCTCGAGTGATTGCGGCACGGGCTGATCCGGGCGCGGGTGGCGCCGAACTTGGTTGCTGGTCGGGCGCACGACTTATGGTGTTAAGCGGGCGTTGAGAGGAGTCGCGTGAAGTTCAAGTGGGTTGCTCCGGCACAGCACGTCGAGCGACCTGTGCCAAAGCCATTCGTGGGATCGCATCCTTCGCCGCAAATGTCGCCGCCGGCGCCGGCGAAGCAGCCCGCCGTCGTGCCCCCTCCAGCGCCGGTCGTGCCCGGTCCGCGCATCGCTCCCGTCACACATGGCCCGGCTGCGACGACAGCCGACATCCCGACCTTAGACGTCGACGCAGCCAGAGCCGTCACGCATCGAGGCACCCACATCCAGATCATCGCGGCCGCCGGCTCTGGAAAGACAGAGGTGGTCTCGCAGCGGGTGGCTTCACTACTGGCCGACGGCGAGGCCGCGGAGTCGATCGTCGCTTTCACGTTCACCGAAAAGGCCGCCGCTGAACTGAAAGAGCGCATTCGCGAACGCGTGACCGCGCGGATGGGTCCGGAGGCGACCGATCAGCTCGGCCGGCTGTTCGTCGGCACTATTCACGCTTACTGCTTTCGGATGCTGCAGACGTACGTTCCGCGGTATGAGACATACACGCCGCTTGACGCGAACCAGCTGACGAACTTCCTGTACCAACAGAGCAGATTTATCGGCATCAAGGCGCTCACGCCGACCGACGGCACATTCAAAAGCATCGCGACTTTTCAGCGCGGAATCGACGTGATCGAGAACGAGTTGATTGATGTCGAAACTCTCCCGGCGGGAGACTTCAAAGTCGCAGTGGAGTCGTACTACAGCGCACTGGATCGTCATCAGTTCATGTCGTTCGGGACACAGATCGTGCGCGCCGTCGAGGCACTCGCCGACCCCGAAGTCCACACCGCCGTGACCGCACCGCTGCGGCACCTGGTCGTTGACGAGTATCAGGATGTCAACCCAGCGCAAGAGCGGCTGGTGCAACTGCTTTCCAAACCCCTCGGCAAGGCCGACGTCGTGGTGGTGGGCGACGACGACCAGGCGATCTATCAGTGGCGTGGCTCGTCGGTGGAGAACATCGTCACCTTTGCGGACCGGTACACCGACGTCGAACAGTTCACGCTTCTGACCAATCGCAGATCCCGGCCCGGAATTATCGAAGTCGCAAACCTTTTCGCATCAACGATTCCCGGCCGCATCGACAAGCAGATGCTGCCGTTCCGCGAGGCGGACGGGCCCAGCGTGGCCATGGTGCGCGACGGGGGCAGTGAGTCAGACGCCGCGCACGAGATCGCACGGCAGATCGTTGACTTCCACTCGAAGGGCCTCCCATACCGAGACATCGCGATCTTGGTGCGCGGGCGAGCGGCCTACCCGGCGCTCATCGACGCCCTCGCGAAGTCGGCCATACCCGTGCAGGCGGGCGGCCGATCCGGCCTGTTCGCGCAACCCGAGCCGCAGGTGTTCGGTGCGACGTACGCATGGATCGCCGACGTCGACTGGTCGACGGCGAGATTCGCCCAGCGACAGACAATCACCCTCGACCGACTGCTGGACGACTACTGCACGACGTTCGCACTTGCACCCGCAACACGTGTCAGGTTGGCCGACCACCTCATGGGCTGGAAGGCGAAAGCGCTCGCAAGCGACTTCAACGAGAGTCTCGTGCGCGACTTCTACACCCTCATGGAATTGCTCGGGGTCGCCCAGTGGGACCTCTCCGACGAGCTGACACGCAATCGCCTCGGGACAGTCGCCCGCTTCACCACCGTTCTCGCCGACTACGAGGGTGTGAGCTGGCGAGCCCGCAAAGACCGGGACAACCCCGGCGAGCAGGTCGGCGGCCGCAGCGGCGGCGTGTGGTTCTACAAGAACCTCGCCATACTGATGACCAACTACGCGGTGGGCAGTTACGACGACTTCGCAGGCGAGGATGGCCACCTCGACGACGCCGTCGCACTCGGGACTGTTCACGGATCCAAAGGCCTGGAGTGGCCCGTCGTCTTTCTGCCGTCACTCGTGACCACAAGGTTCCCTTCGAGCCGGACCGGACGGTC contains:
- a CDS encoding ATP-dependent helicase; translated protein: MKFKWVAPAQHVERPVPKPFVGSHPSPQMSPPAPAKQPAVVPPPAPVVPGPRIAPVTHGPAATTADIPTLDVDAARAVTHRGTHIQIIAAAGSGKTEVVSQRVASLLADGEAAESIVAFTFTEKAAAELKERIRERVTARMGPEATDQLGRLFVGTIHAYCFRMLQTYVPRYETYTPLDANQLTNFLYQQSRFIGIKALTPTDGTFKSIATFQRGIDVIENELIDVETLPAGDFKVAVESYYSALDRHQFMSFGTQIVRAVEALADPEVHTAVTAPLRHLVVDEYQDVNPAQERLVQLLSKPLGKADVVVVGDDDQAIYQWRGSSVENIVTFADRYTDVEQFTLLTNRRSRPGIIEVANLFASTIPGRIDKQMLPFREADGPSVAMVRDGGSESDAAHEIARQIVDFHSKGLPYRDIAILVRGRAAYPALIDALAKSAIPVQAGGRSGLFAQPEPQVFGATYAWIADVDWSTARFAQRQTITLDRLLDDYCTTFALAPATRVRLADHLMGWKAKALASDFNESLVRDFYTLMELLGVAQWDLSDELTRNRLGTVARFTTVLADYEGVSWRARKDRDNPGEQVGGRSGGVWFYKNLAILMTNYAVGSYDDFAGEDGHLDDAVALGTVHGSKGLEWPVVFLPSLVTTRFPSSRTGRSLDFPTDLLGRFDRQRYEGTDPDERRLFYVAITRARDAVLMSSFSLQSNGKTRGASPYYTEVATAYTKAGTPTSAVGKGSSAEADLTITYSELAAFETCPRSYLLKNELGFMPAIQQELGYGNAVHHTMRVLAERTQATGVAPTAQQVEQLLNSEFFMPYANKVSHREMREKARRLVMRYLTEYSSDLLRTWATERPFELYLDGTVISGRADVIYDNHGGQIGRLAIVDYKTSTRGQIDPLQLQIYTEAGRREGLDVGGAFIQDLGAEKRYDVATDTNSISDAEKQIIATVETLRRRDFEPKPERRKCRQCDVRQVCSAAPKQ